In Musa acuminata AAA Group cultivar baxijiao chromosome BXJ2-3, Cavendish_Baxijiao_AAA, whole genome shotgun sequence, the following proteins share a genomic window:
- the LOC135606893 gene encoding probable protein phosphatase 2C 66 — protein sequence MGSCLSSSSSPATVDRTLTAGPRGGGSSGLSRFRSRSWRGRKKAMKEKQKRGGGGRRRAAVDGSGEAEEDELDRVPGRMFLNGTSEAACLYTQQGRKGTNQDAMIVWENFSLTKDTIFCGVFDGHGPYGHMVSKKVRDSLPLKLSTQWRASLNSHESPDPNGSISGSMNSEETASMSIDDECGESLDVDENEKLPEMYLPLKQSFLKSFKSMDKELKFHPTIDCFCSGTTAVTVVKQGQDLVIGNIGDSRAIMGTRDKENNLTAVQLTVDLKPNLPREAARIQQCKGRVFALQDEPEVARVWLPNNDSPGLAMARAFGDFCLKDYGLISVPEISYRHLTEKDEFIVLATDGVWDVLSNKEVVDVVGSAPTRSTAARAVVDCAVRAWRLKFPTSKIDDCAVVCLFLKPISSSDPVQKCDSNRSDAESTETAVLVLADKEVTVKQETHELITVDVPTSALEPSYPVHSANEIVPVSEGPDLETVTERSQSTRSLADCISTTEEEEWSALEGITRVNSLLNLPRFLSGDKRSSSWKKWL from the exons ATGGGCTCGTGCCTCTCGTCCTCCTCGTCGCCGGCGACGGTGGACAGAACCCTAACGGCGGGCCCCCGGGGAGGTGGCTCCTCGGGCCTCTCGCGGTTCCGATCAAGGAGCTGGAGGGGGCGGAAGAAGGCAATGAAGGAGAAGCAGAAGAGAGGAGGCGGGGGGCGGCGGCGTGCGGCGGTCGACGGCAGTGGCGAGGCCGAGGAGGACGAGCTCGACCGCGTGCCCGGACGGATGTTCTTGAACGGCACCAGCGAGGCGGCATGCCTCTACACGCAGCAGGGAAGGAAGGGGACTAACCAGGACGCCATGATTGTGTGGGAG AATTTCTCTTTGACAAAAGACACCATTTTCTGTGGGGTTTTTGATGGTCATGGTCCGTATGGTCATATGGTTTCCAAGAAAGTCAGAGATTCTCTTCCTCTCAAGTTGTCCACCCAATGGAGAGCTAGTCTTAACAGTCATGAGAGTCCTGATCCAAACGGTAGCATCTCTGGGAGTATGAACTCTGAAGAAACAGCATCTATGAGCATAGATGATGAGTGCGGTGAATCATTAGATGTTGATGAGAATGAAAAATTGCCTGAGATGTATCTTCCGCTAAAGCAGTCTTTTCTCAAGTCTTTCAAGTCGATGGACAAAGAGTTGAAGTTTCACCCAACTATTGACTGTTTCTGCAGTGGAACTACAGCTGTTACTGTGGTAAAGCAG GGACAAGATCTTGTTATCGGGAACATTGGCGACTCAAGAGCGATAATGGGAACACGGGATAAGGAAAATAATTTGACTGCTGTGCAATTGACTGTTGATCTGAAGCCCAATCTTCCTA GGGAAGCTGCTAGAATCCAGCAATGCAAGGGACGAGTTTTTGCACTGCAGGATGAACCAGAAGTTGCACGAGTTTGGTTGCCAAACAATGACTCCCCTGGCTTGGCGATGGCCAGAGCTTTTGGGGATTTCTGTCTTAAAGATTATGGTCTAATATCAGTTCCAGAAATTTCATATCGTCACCTGACTGAGAAAGACGAGTTTATAGTTCTTGCAACTGATGGG GTCTGGGATGTTCTTTCCAACAAGGAAGTAGTTGATGTGGTTGGTTCTGCTCCCACTCGCAGCACTGCTGCAAGAGCTGTTGTTGACTGTGCCGTACGAGCCTGGCGACTCAAGTTTCCAACATCAAAAATTGATGACTGTGCTGTCGTCTGTCTATTCTTGAAACCCATTTCATCATCTGATCCAGTTCAGAAATGTGACTCCAACAGATCAGATGCTGAGTCAACAGAGACAGCAGTCTTGGTTCTTGCAGATAAAGAAGTCACAGTCAAGCAAGAAACACATGAATTAATTACTGTTGATGTTCCAACTTCTGCTTTGGAACCTTCTTATCCTGTTCACAGTGCAAACGAGATCGTCCCAGTATCAGAGGGACCTGATTTGGAAACTGTGACCGAAAGATCCCAGTCTACCAGGAGCCTTGCCGACTGTATATCCACCACAGAGGAGGAGGAGTGGTCTGCCTTAGAAGGTATCACCAGGGTGAACTCCCTACTTAATCTTCCAAGATTTTTATCTGGTGATAAGAGATCCTCGAGTTGGAAAAAATGGTTGTAA